A single genomic interval of Metasolibacillus fluoroglycofenilyticus harbors:
- a CDS encoding bifunctional riboflavin kinase/FAD synthetase yields MEVIYLKYPHQLERPEAAYSLAVGFFDGVHKGHQAVIEHAVRKAQELGIKSAVMTFDPHPTIVLGARNEQVFYITPLQQKLDTLKGLGVDTVFVVNFTSDFAKLSPEEFVQYFIRDLYVQHVTAGFDYSFGAFGKGDMRLMEELSNGDFGVTTIDKLSDCDEKISSTRIRKLLKEGDMEEVCMLLGRAFEVPGIVVHGDKRGRTLGFPTANVQSMAGCFIPATGVYAVQILVQNKWYNGVCNVGYKPTFKNPEEKQLSIEVHIFDFDKNIYGEEVVVGWYKRIRSERKFAGIDELITQIELDKQEAINYFASKV; encoded by the coding sequence ATGGAAGTCATTTATTTAAAATACCCTCATCAGTTAGAGCGACCAGAAGCGGCTTACTCATTAGCAGTTGGCTTTTTCGATGGTGTCCATAAAGGGCATCAAGCTGTTATCGAGCATGCAGTGCGCAAGGCACAAGAATTAGGCATTAAAAGTGCTGTAATGACATTTGACCCGCATCCTACTATTGTATTAGGTGCTCGCAATGAGCAAGTATTTTATATTACACCACTTCAGCAAAAGCTAGATACATTAAAAGGATTAGGTGTAGATACGGTATTTGTTGTCAATTTTACATCTGATTTTGCGAAATTATCACCGGAAGAATTTGTGCAGTATTTCATTCGTGATTTATATGTACAGCATGTAACGGCAGGCTTTGATTATTCATTCGGAGCTTTCGGTAAAGGAGATATGCGCTTAATGGAAGAGCTGTCAAACGGCGATTTTGGGGTGACAACGATTGACAAACTGAGCGACTGTGATGAAAAAATTAGCTCCACTCGCATTCGTAAATTGTTAAAAGAAGGCGATATGGAGGAAGTGTGCATGCTGCTTGGTCGCGCATTTGAAGTGCCGGGCATCGTTGTACATGGGGATAAACGTGGACGTACACTCGGTTTTCCAACTGCTAATGTACAATCGATGGCGGGCTGCTTTATTCCAGCAACAGGTGTTTATGCCGTACAAATTTTAGTGCAAAACAAGTGGTATAATGGTGTTTGTAATGTCGGTTATAAACCCACATTTAAAAATCCAGAAGAAAAACAGCTATCGATTGAAGTGCATATTTTTGATTTCGATAAAAATATTTACGGTGAAGAAGTTGTTGTCGGATGGTATAAACGTATTCGTAGCGAACGAAAATTTGCTGGCATTGATGAGCTAATTACACAAATTGAGCTAGATAAGCAAGAAGCAATCAATTACTTTGCGAGTAAAGTATAA
- the rpsO gene encoding 30S ribosomal protein S15, whose translation MAITKERKNEIIAEYRTHEGDTGSPEVQIAVLTAEINALNTHLRTHKKDFHSERGLFKMVGRRRHLLKYLRETDVQRYRELITRLGLRR comes from the coding sequence ATGGCAATTACAAAAGAACGTAAAAACGAAATTATCGCTGAGTACCGTACTCACGAAGGCGACACTGGTTCTCCAGAAGTACAAATCGCTGTGTTAACTGCAGAAATTAATGCATTAAACACGCACTTACGTACACACAAAAAAGATTTCCACTCAGAGCGTGGTCTTTTCAAAATGGTAGGTCGTCGTCGTCACTTATTAAAATATCTTCGTGAAACAGACGTACAACGCTACCGTGAATTAATTACACGTTTAGGCTTACGTCGCTAA
- a CDS encoding PRC-barrel domain-containing protein, whose protein sequence is MLLSELADKELIEMQNGVRYGYLADTECLFEPTTGKIIGFELMPQSRLMFQKRKTGAAFIPWEEIVLIGEDRILFNQTTTAFRSYDQ, encoded by the coding sequence ATGCTTTTATCAGAGCTTGCTGACAAAGAGTTAATTGAAATGCAAAATGGTGTTCGCTATGGTTATTTGGCGGATACAGAATGCTTATTTGAGCCGACAACAGGAAAGATTATCGGCTTTGAGCTTATGCCGCAATCGAGGCTGATGTTTCAAAAGCGAAAAACAGGAGCGGCATTTATTCCTTGGGAGGAAATCGTTTTAATCGGAGAGGACCGCATTTTATTTAATCAAACTACAACCGCATTTAGAAGCTATGACCAATGA
- the truB gene encoding tRNA pseudouridine(55) synthase TruB, with product MNGILPLWKERGMTSHDCVFKLRKILKTKKVGHTGTLDPNVEGVLPICIGQATRIAEYITDAGKTYEAIISIGRTTTTEDAEGETVEQNTTYKSFSRTEILGALERLTGLIVQTPPMYSAVKVNGKKLYEYARAGQVVERPTRQVTIYDLTLLDEADVFEGEQVQFSIRIRCSKGTYIRTLAVQIGEMLGYPAHMQALVRTASGTFTKENCLTLAEVQELMEQERISEKILPVEYALTSYPFIEIDETNAKQIFNGQVLEMHALLKQHQKIVYAKNGFARAIYIAHPTKENMMKPEKMFPEIEQEV from the coding sequence ATGAACGGTATTTTACCATTATGGAAAGAACGTGGTATGACGAGCCATGATTGTGTATTTAAGCTACGAAAAATTTTAAAAACTAAAAAAGTAGGTCATACAGGTACGTTAGATCCGAATGTAGAAGGGGTATTGCCTATTTGTATTGGTCAGGCGACAAGAATTGCCGAATACATTACAGATGCAGGAAAAACGTACGAGGCCATTATTAGTATTGGACGAACAACGACAACTGAAGATGCTGAAGGGGAAACAGTTGAACAAAATACTACATATAAATCATTTAGCCGTACGGAAATTTTGGGGGCATTAGAGCGATTAACGGGATTAATTGTGCAGACACCTCCCATGTATTCAGCGGTGAAAGTGAATGGTAAAAAACTTTATGAATATGCGAGAGCAGGACAAGTGGTTGAGCGTCCGACACGACAAGTGACGATTTATGATTTAACATTGTTAGATGAGGCTGACGTATTTGAAGGAGAGCAAGTGCAGTTTTCAATACGTATTAGATGTAGCAAAGGTACATATATTCGTACACTTGCTGTGCAAATAGGTGAGATGCTAGGCTATCCTGCACATATGCAGGCGCTTGTGCGCACAGCCTCTGGTACATTTACAAAGGAAAATTGTTTAACGTTAGCTGAAGTACAGGAATTGATGGAGCAGGAGCGAATTTCTGAGAAAATTTTGCCTGTTGAATATGCATTAACAAGCTATCCTTTTATTGAAATAGATGAAACGAATGCCAAGCAAATTTTTAATGGACAAGTGCTAGAAATGCATGCATTATTAAAGCAGCATCAGAAAATTGTCTATGCAAAAAATGGATTTGCGAGGGCGATTTATATCGCACATCCAACAAAGGAAAACATGATGAAACCAGAAAAAATGTTCCCTGAAATAGAGCAGGAGGTATAA
- a CDS encoding dipicolinate synthase subunit B, whose translation MLEGKRIGLGITASHCTYADVVPKIEDLKQAGAEVVPIITPSVLHAATRFGTGEEWIAKIEAATGQKVISSIVEAEPFGPKNPLDCMVIAPMTGNSISKFANAATDSAVLMAAKATLRNGSPVVIGVSTNDALGLNGQNIMKLLNAKNIYFIPFGQDDPIQKPTSLIADFSKMVETVHAAIFYKKQLQPIFIQFF comes from the coding sequence ATGCTTGAAGGTAAACGTATTGGATTAGGTATTACAGCATCGCATTGCACATACGCCGATGTAGTACCTAAGATTGAAGATTTAAAGCAAGCAGGTGCAGAAGTTGTACCAATTATTACCCCATCTGTTTTACATGCCGCGACACGCTTTGGCACTGGGGAGGAATGGATAGCAAAAATAGAAGCAGCAACAGGGCAAAAAGTTATTTCATCCATTGTGGAAGCGGAGCCCTTTGGACCGAAAAATCCATTGGACTGTATGGTTATAGCGCCAATGACAGGGAATTCAATAAGTAAGTTCGCTAATGCCGCGACCGATAGTGCCGTTTTAATGGCAGCAAAGGCAACTTTACGCAACGGCTCTCCTGTTGTGATCGGTGTTTCAACGAATGACGCCCTCGGTTTAAATGGTCAAAATATTATGAAGTTGCTAAATGCAAAAAATATTTATTTTATTCCGTTCGGGCAAGATGATCCAATCCAAAAACCAACATCTCTCATCGCGGATTTTTCAAAAATGGTCGAAACTGTGCATGCGGCCATTTTTTATAAAAAACAATTACAACCAATATTTATACAATTTTTTTAA
- the pnp gene encoding polyribonucleotide nucleotidyltransferase: MNDKKVYSYEWAGRPLVIEVGQLAKQANGAALIRYGETAVLATATMSKSPKPLDFFPLTVNYEERLYAAGKIPGGFIKREGRPSENAILASRLIDRPIRPMFPDGFRNEVQVISMVMSNDSNCPSDVAAMFGSSLALAISDIPFDGPIAGVHVGYINNEFVLNPTTEQMEESTIHLSVAGNKDAINMVEAGALEVPEEIMLEAIMFGHEEIKKLIAFQEQIVAEVGKAKIEVELYELDPELTAAVKAVCEADMNAAIQTVEKHAREDAITAVKERVLASYVEQEADEETIKQVKGILDQMVKDEVRRLITEDKVRPDGRKLDEIRALSSEAGLLDRTHGSALFTRGQTQALSICTLGALGDVQIIDGLGIEESKRFMHHYNFPQFSVGETGPIRGPGRREIGHGALGERALLAVIPNEVEFPYTIRCVSEVLESNGSTSQASICASTLAMMDAGVPLKAPVAGIAMGLIKKDEHYSILTDIQGMEDHLGDMDFKVAGTAKGVTALQMDIKIDGLSRNILEEALAQAKIGRMHILEHMMTTLNEPRKSLSKYAPKIITIKINPDKIRDVIGPGGKQINKIIDETGVKIDTEQDGTIYISSANEEMNNRAKEIIESIVREAKVGEYYLATVKRIEKFGAFCEIFPGKDGLLHISEIQEERTKAVEDVLKLGDQLLVKCIEIDNQGRVNLSRKVVIKEEKERAEQQQ; this comes from the coding sequence ATGAACGACAAAAAAGTCTATTCTTATGAATGGGCTGGCCGTCCACTCGTAATAGAAGTAGGACAGTTAGCAAAACAAGCAAATGGCGCTGCATTAATTCGCTACGGCGAAACGGCAGTTTTAGCAACAGCCACAATGTCAAAATCACCAAAGCCATTAGATTTCTTCCCATTAACAGTGAACTATGAAGAACGTCTATACGCGGCAGGTAAAATTCCAGGTGGTTTCATTAAACGTGAAGGGCGTCCATCAGAAAACGCGATTTTAGCATCTCGTTTAATTGACCGTCCAATTCGTCCGATGTTCCCAGATGGTTTCCGAAACGAAGTACAAGTAATTTCAATGGTTATGTCAAATGATTCAAATTGTCCGTCAGATGTAGCAGCAATGTTTGGCTCTTCGTTAGCATTAGCGATTTCAGATATCCCATTCGATGGACCAATCGCAGGTGTACATGTTGGTTATATTAATAATGAATTCGTATTGAACCCAACAACAGAGCAAATGGAAGAAAGCACAATTCATTTATCTGTTGCTGGTAATAAAGATGCAATTAACATGGTAGAAGCAGGTGCTTTAGAAGTACCAGAGGAAATTATGTTAGAAGCAATTATGTTTGGTCATGAGGAAATTAAAAAATTAATCGCTTTCCAAGAGCAAATTGTAGCTGAAGTAGGGAAAGCAAAAATAGAGGTCGAACTTTACGAGTTAGACCCTGAATTAACAGCAGCGGTAAAAGCAGTTTGTGAGGCAGATATGAATGCTGCAATTCAAACAGTTGAAAAGCATGCGCGTGAAGATGCCATTACAGCTGTCAAAGAGCGTGTATTAGCTTCTTACGTAGAGCAGGAAGCTGATGAGGAAACAATTAAGCAAGTGAAAGGCATTTTAGATCAAATGGTGAAGGATGAAGTGCGCCGTTTAATTACTGAGGATAAAGTGCGTCCAGATGGCCGTAAGCTTGATGAAATTCGCGCACTATCCTCTGAAGCGGGCTTGCTTGACCGTACACACGGTTCAGCTTTATTCACACGTGGTCAAACACAAGCATTATCAATTTGTACGTTAGGCGCATTAGGCGATGTACAAATTATTGATGGCTTAGGTATTGAGGAATCAAAACGTTTTATGCATCACTATAATTTCCCACAATTCTCTGTTGGAGAAACAGGACCTATACGTGGTCCGGGGCGTCGAGAAATTGGTCATGGTGCACTAGGTGAACGTGCATTATTAGCAGTTATTCCTAATGAAGTAGAGTTCCCATATACAATTCGTTGCGTATCTGAAGTATTAGAATCAAATGGTTCGACTTCACAAGCTTCAATCTGTGCATCGACATTAGCAATGATGGATGCAGGTGTACCATTAAAAGCACCGGTAGCGGGTATTGCGATGGGTCTTATTAAAAAGGACGAGCACTATTCCATTTTAACGGATATTCAAGGGATGGAAGACCATCTTGGTGATATGGACTTTAAAGTAGCCGGTACAGCTAAAGGTGTAACAGCATTGCAAATGGATATTAAAATTGATGGTTTATCACGTAATATTTTAGAGGAAGCATTAGCACAGGCAAAAATTGGTCGTATGCATATTTTAGAGCATATGATGACAACGTTAAACGAGCCACGCAAATCATTATCAAAATATGCACCAAAAATTATTACGATTAAAATTAATCCTGATAAAATCCGTGATGTAATCGGACCAGGTGGTAAGCAAATTAATAAAATTATTGATGAAACAGGCGTGAAAATTGATACTGAGCAAGACGGTACAATTTATATTTCTTCAGCAAACGAAGAAATGAACAATCGCGCGAAAGAAATTATTGAATCCATCGTACGTGAAGCAAAAGTAGGCGAATACTACTTAGCGACTGTGAAACGTATCGAAAAATTCGGTGCATTCTGTGAAATTTTCCCAGGCAAAGACGGTTTACTACACATTTCAGAAATTCAAGAAGAACGTACGAAAGCTGTGGAGGATGTATTAAAGCTTGGCGATCAATTACTAGTGAAATGTATCGAAATCGATAACCAAGGTCGCGTGAATTTATCACGTAAAGTAGTGATTAAAGAAGAAAAAGAACGAGCTGAACAACAGCAATAA
- a CDS encoding dipicolinate synthase subunit A, with the protein MTERWLVIGADERMKVLAKNLASEERTIFYKNKTSWDAELNATALEFHPDVVVLPIQPLQIDVQIVLGIQKAVMHVGKLAPEWEVILKEHTVHRYLQQEAFIWQNAALTAEAFLAYFYEHKQAVRHKCFIITGFGRVAKMTAHMLKNMQANVIILVRSVAQHCEALALGYESYLLDDFPHIEGVALINTIPAKWLTPTMRKQFEMPIYDLASAPGCVTDNVEHYTLLAGLPGKYFSTDAAHLLKTAILDWRAQQCLKVNVLD; encoded by the coding sequence ATGACGGAGCGCTGGTTAGTTATTGGTGCAGACGAAAGAATGAAGGTATTAGCTAAAAATTTAGCAAGTGAGGAACGAACTATTTTTTACAAAAATAAAACAAGTTGGGATGCGGAGCTCAACGCAACCGCTTTGGAGTTTCATCCAGATGTTGTAGTGTTACCTATTCAACCGCTACAAATTGATGTGCAGATTGTACTTGGAATTCAAAAAGCAGTTATGCATGTTGGAAAGCTAGCGCCAGAATGGGAAGTGATTTTAAAGGAACATACGGTGCATCGTTATTTGCAGCAGGAGGCATTTATTTGGCAAAATGCAGCACTAACAGCAGAGGCATTTCTAGCTTATTTTTATGAGCATAAACAGGCTGTGCGTCATAAATGCTTTATAATTACTGGCTTTGGGCGCGTTGCTAAAATGACGGCACATATGCTAAAAAATATGCAGGCAAACGTCATTATTTTAGTGCGCTCTGTTGCCCAGCATTGTGAGGCGTTAGCACTTGGCTACGAATCATACTTATTAGACGATTTTCCGCATATTGAAGGCGTAGCACTAATTAATACGATTCCAGCAAAATGGCTGACGCCAACAATGCGTAAGCAATTTGAGATGCCAATTTATGATTTAGCTTCTGCACCTGGCTGTGTAACGGATAATGTAGAGCATTATACATTACTTGCAGGATTACCTGGGAAATATTTCAGTACAGATGCAGCGCATTTATTAAAGACAGCAATATTAGATTGGAGGGCGCAGCAATGCTTGAAGGTAAACGTATTGGATTAG
- the rbfA gene encoding 30S ribosome-binding factor RbfA, whose product MSLRSNRIAEQMKKELGDILGRKIKDPRVGFVTVTDVAVTGDLQQATVYITSLGNEREREETLKALEKAAGFIRSEIGSRIRLRRTPEILFEFDSSVEYGNKIDALLRSLHEDK is encoded by the coding sequence ATGTCTCTACGATCAAACCGAATTGCCGAGCAAATGAAAAAAGAGCTTGGTGACATTCTTGGACGTAAAATAAAGGATCCTCGTGTAGGCTTTGTCACAGTAACGGATGTTGCAGTAACAGGTGATTTACAGCAGGCAACTGTTTATATTACATCATTAGGCAACGAACGTGAAAGAGAAGAAACGTTAAAAGCATTAGAAAAAGCAGCTGGCTTTATTCGTTCTGAAATCGGCTCACGTATCCGCCTACGTCGTACACCAGAAATTTTATTTGAATTCGATTCTTCTGTAGAATATGGTAATAAAATTGATGCTTTATTGCGTTCATTGCATGAAGATAAATAG
- a CDS encoding M16 family metallopeptidase: MTVQVSTCQNGVRIVSEQLPHVRSLSVGIWVNAGSRYELPEENGITHFIEHMLFKGTKTKSAKQIAEIFDRIGGEINAFTSKENTCYYAKVLDHHAELAVTVLADMFFNSTFTAEDIERERQVVLEEIYMSEDAPDDDVHEKLWAVMYPTDALGRPILGTAETLATFDEAMIRQYMAKHYCPQNIVISVAGNISDGLLATIEQLFGQFQASASVVKRTLSYPVFSAGEIIKERDIEQAHVAISFPAIGVKNPDIYSLIALNNIIGGNMSSRLFQEVREERGLAYTIYSYQTSYEDVGSLTVYGSTSKQQLSQMQHTIDATLLDVVAGGITELELENAKEQLKGSFVLGLEGTEDHMSRNGLNELIHQRHRSVDEVLTSIDAISMETINELITDILLQEPAIAIIGPEN; encoded by the coding sequence ATGACAGTGCAAGTATCGACATGTCAAAATGGTGTACGTATTGTATCGGAGCAACTGCCACATGTGCGTTCACTTTCTGTTGGCATATGGGTCAATGCAGGTTCTCGCTATGAGCTACCGGAGGAAAATGGCATTACACACTTTATAGAGCATATGCTTTTTAAAGGAACGAAGACGAAGTCGGCAAAGCAAATTGCTGAAATATTCGACCGTATTGGTGGCGAAATTAATGCCTTCACCTCGAAGGAAAATACATGTTATTATGCGAAGGTGTTAGATCATCATGCCGAACTAGCTGTAACCGTTTTGGCAGATATGTTTTTCAATTCAACATTTACAGCGGAAGATATTGAGCGAGAGCGTCAAGTCGTGTTAGAGGAAATTTATATGAGTGAGGACGCGCCAGATGATGATGTGCATGAAAAGCTATGGGCTGTTATGTATCCAACAGATGCCCTTGGCCGCCCAATTTTAGGAACAGCCGAAACGCTGGCAACCTTTGATGAGGCAATGATTCGTCAATATATGGCGAAGCATTACTGTCCACAAAATATTGTTATATCGGTAGCGGGAAATATTTCAGATGGACTTTTAGCAACGATTGAGCAATTGTTTGGGCAATTTCAGGCAAGTGCTAGTGTAGTGAAGCGAACATTGTCATATCCCGTATTTTCAGCAGGTGAAATCATTAAGGAGCGCGATATTGAGCAAGCACATGTGGCGATTTCATTCCCTGCAATTGGTGTGAAAAATCCTGATATTTATAGTTTAATTGCACTAAATAATATTATTGGCGGCAATATGAGCTCTAGACTATTTCAAGAAGTGCGTGAAGAGCGTGGTTTAGCCTATACAATCTACTCTTATCAGACATCCTACGAAGATGTTGGCTCATTAACGGTTTATGGTAGCACAAGCAAACAGCAGCTAAGTCAGATGCAGCATACGATAGATGCGACATTACTTGATGTTGTAGCAGGTGGTATTACTGAACTAGAGCTAGAAAATGCGAAGGAGCAACTCAAAGGCAGCTTTGTTTTAGGGCTTGAAGGCACAGAAGACCATATGAGCCGAAATGGCTTAAATGAATTAATCCATCAACGTCACCGTTCAGTTGATGAAGTGCTTACTTCAATTGATGCTATTTCAATGGAAACAATCAATGAGTTAATTACAGATATTTTATTGCAGGAACCAGCGATTGCAATAATTGGACCAGAAAACTAA
- a CDS encoding aspartate-semialdehyde dehydrogenase has translation MTKQLTVAVVGATGAVGSTMMELLTKRNFPIKQIKFLASARSAGKKIEFNKQSYTIEEATPESFEGVDIALFSAGGSVSAALAPEAAKRGAIVVDNTSHFRMDPEVPLVVPEVNRQALKDIPKGIIANPNCSTIQMVAALQPIREKFGLTKVVVSTYQAVSGSGIAAIEELQTQSAQWDAGKNVEAHILPAKADKKHYPIARNVIPQIDKFTDNGYTYEEMKMINETKKILEMPELQVAATCVRVPVVSGHSESVYIELEQEATVQDIFEVLKNAPGIVLQDDIANQQYPMPIFAEGEDPVFVGRVRQDLDNKKGFHLWIVSDNLLKGAALNSIQIVEAMIEENLF, from the coding sequence ATGACGAAGCAATTGACAGTAGCTGTCGTAGGCGCGACAGGAGCAGTAGGTTCAACAATGATGGAACTTTTAACGAAGCGTAATTTTCCAATTAAGCAAATAAAATTTCTAGCATCTGCACGTTCAGCAGGGAAGAAAATTGAATTTAATAAACAGTCATATACAATCGAAGAAGCAACACCTGAAAGCTTTGAAGGGGTAGATATTGCATTATTTTCAGCAGGTGGCTCCGTATCAGCAGCACTAGCACCTGAAGCAGCGAAGCGCGGAGCAATCGTTGTAGACAATACAAGTCATTTCCGCATGGATCCAGAAGTACCGTTAGTTGTACCTGAGGTCAATCGACAAGCATTAAAGGATATTCCGAAGGGCATTATTGCCAACCCGAACTGTTCAACGATTCAAATGGTCGCAGCATTACAACCAATTCGTGAAAAATTTGGCTTAACAAAAGTAGTTGTTTCTACATACCAAGCTGTATCAGGCTCTGGTATTGCAGCAATTGAAGAGCTACAGACACAAAGCGCACAGTGGGATGCTGGAAAAAATGTTGAAGCGCATATTTTGCCTGCGAAAGCAGATAAAAAGCATTATCCAATTGCGCGCAATGTCATTCCGCAAATTGATAAATTCACAGACAACGGCTATACGTATGAAGAAATGAAAATGATTAATGAAACAAAAAAAATTCTAGAAATGCCTGAATTACAGGTGGCAGCAACTTGTGTGCGTGTGCCGGTAGTATCAGGACATTCAGAATCTGTATATATTGAACTTGAGCAAGAAGCGACAGTGCAAGATATTTTCGAAGTACTGAAAAATGCACCGGGTATCGTATTACAAGATGATATTGCTAATCAACAATATCCGATGCCGATTTTTGCTGAAGGAGAAGACCCTGTATTTGTAGGGCGAGTTCGCCAAGATTTAGACAATAAAAAAGGTTTCCATTTATGGATTG